Proteins co-encoded in one Dehalococcoidales bacterium genomic window:
- a CDS encoding biotin/lipoyl-containing protein: MAQEIIEVPITGKITSVEVKLDDTVNEGDVICFIESMKMENPIVTPVGGKVIEIKVSAGQMVETGNTIAIIEY, from the coding sequence TTGGCGCAGGAAATAATCGAGGTTCCGATAACCGGCAAGATCACCAGCGTGGAAGTTAAACTGGATGATACTGTGAATGAGGGAGACGTAATTTGCTTTATCGAGTCAATGAAGATGGAGAACCCGATAGTGACCCCGGTAGGCGGTAAGGTTATCGAGATTAAAGTTTCCGCCGGGCAGATGGTGGAGACCGGGAACACAATCGCAATCATTGAGTACTGA